Genomic DNA from Magnolia sinica isolate HGM2019 chromosome 4, MsV1, whole genome shotgun sequence:
ATGTCCATTGGTTGTATGGTAGAATCACCCTAACAAAGTCATTCAAAATAGATGATCCAGATGAATGATCAAACCTTTCATAACATAATTAATTTGGACAATCCATTTTCCAGGTcatagattggatggttagaatagtCTGATCAAGGTGCTTCTAAAGTCCATTTTATTGGCAattaatcaaatggttaagatgaaTCTTCTGATCACATGTATAATGTGCATCTAATGCTACTTCAATTTCAAGAAATTTGCATTTTGAATTGTACCTGCCAAACACATAGAGAATATATTGCAATTTGGTGATTTGATTGCCATATAGGCAAAGCGCAGTTTGCAATTAACTTTTAGTTGCAAAGTAGCTAAAGATTATTTGAAGCTCATAGCATTTAGTAAAATTGTGTCCAAACTAAAATATCCAAAGATTTAAACTGTTGAATGTCACTCAAACAGAGAGAGGATTACTGCAAGACTGGTGATCGCAATGGGGGAGTGCCCTTCCTGACCACAGGATCGATTTTGCTGTATTTTCTCATTCTCGTGTATTGCAATGGGGTTGCTAATCCTTTTTTATAGACTGTGATCCGTCATCGTAATGGCCGGATCAAGATGGCCCTCTCATTTGGGTAACACTAATCTCCTTAATCTCTATTTTTAACAGTTAAAAACTACTATTATTCTCTAAACTGCTTTGATAATATTAGTGCTAATATTAATCATAATACAACAGGAAAACTAATTAGAAGCTTGATTAACAAGTCGATGTGCAGACTACCTTGGATCTCCACCATGAATGGCCAGGATCAAGAGGGCCTCATGACCATTGATCCAACACAAATGTTGCCCAAGTCTTTTCCTACTGGCCCCAATCTGCTCCTTTCATTTTCCTTCCATCACATGCTAAAAAGTGATCCATTATAATGAATTAGCACAGGTAGGTACATGATGAAGTCGATCACCAGCTTCCTCAGGGAATAACTACAAATCCATGGAGCTCTATGGACTCCTCACAGaacttcctcaaatccatgagggataaaagtagaaataattcctaataaactaattcaaaataatttgattgatgatatataaaaaaatgaaattacacccctttatataatcAGATCAAACCtaagatggagttttagacttaaactacaactcaaacaccctaaaagcGTGaatcactataaatagtaaacttattatttatagatggcctccattcctactagacttcatagttttcagctagtaagtgtccaatttagcccaaccacgttattctcctaatttttctaagcccttttcatgttgggaacaactcctacaactcaaaggataaaaagttatactcgaactaaaacttactatttatagttaaaatgaaactaaatgggacttttgactgttgatctgatggaatgtCGCAAATCCGACATGGGCAACCCAGCTTAGTggattggttggcttaagtaggttctcctaccccaaaatcaaatataatatgcCAAAAAATTCAtcccggtttgcaagatacaacTGATTTAaagttctgatggtccggatcatttccacctccgatcaggccttctctggtccatcttcgTCATGAAAGTGTCTgagacccactctacatcatgaaTATAAACAATATCGTACACATAATAAAGATCAATTTCTCCACCAGTATTTGGGTTATTTAATACTATTTAAAGATGAGTTTTATTATGCATATCAGTGCAAGTAGACAGCATACAAGGACCTGCACTTAGAAGACCCGGCAACTCATACCTGCTGTCCAGTTTCGAGCCAGAATTAGGAGTCACCAGGGTTGGGGTTTGGTTATATGAGGTTTGAATGACTTGCAATAACGATATCATGCGGTGGAGACATGATCCAATGGTCTTTTGGAAGCCGCTATGAAGTGGACCATCTAGTCTGTCTTCCTGTGTTTTAATTTCCATTTATGCttctcattttaatgcattaactatggatatggtccttgatataGAGAAAAAGCATAACAGCAGTCATATAGCAgagcccaattagttgggatgagcTCATTGACTCACTTGGTAATGTAGATTTAGTGGGATTTGTGGGATTTCATATTTTTGGGTCGTTTCAAGGAAATATTTTAGGCATTTGAATTTCAGAGGAATTAAAATTCTTCAAAAGAACCTTTTTTGTGGGAATTTCTAGGGATTTGAATTTCAGGGATTTTAAGAGGAACCTTTTTTGGATTCCACAAGATTTAATATAATCCACAGTCAAATGAACCCTTAAGAAACCCACATgaatcaaagtggggcccatctccATGATGTTCTGTGTGCTTCATCAAAACATCAAGATTGCAACTCCATTCTATCTGCATTTCTAACCAGGAATGCCATACCTTTGTGAGAAATgctacggaaaaaaaaaaaattgaaaaatgcaTGTGCAATTGTAGGTTGTAACAGGATCATTGTGATTAGTCATTAGGAAATCACCAGATATGAAAGTAACATTCAAATTGTAATTAAATCcctttcaaatccaacttgaaattAGAGTAATTGCAATTTAGAGATTAATCCAATGATACAAGTAGTAAAAATTGCAATAAGAATTTGATCATTACAACCTCATGGAACTAGTTGTTGCAATCTAAATTCCAAGGAGAAATGATCACACAGCCATTTCTTCTCTAGCCAAAGatgggtgatgcaggacaattgaccacttgctttaaaagctcgaactgagagaacatggtgaatcaatccctttatctcatagatCGGGCCCCATatcttatgggttaggacctcggccgaactcccctcgtgggccccacatcttatgggttaggacctcggccgaactcccctcgtgggccccacatcacatgggtactgcctcacatgaGTCACCCGCCTCATCAagctgcccaccctgagtgtgcccttgcatcccacaggcaactaggggtgtacacgaaccgagctagctcggtcaactcgctcgactcagctcgaaaaagctcgaatcggcttgattcgaagctgagttcgatctaagtcgagctggtttttagagcttgaaaatgagttcgagtcgagttcgagctagccccagcttgactcgactcgactcggttcgatatATAGCTCGACTCGGGTATTCTCTTATggtgctcaccaagtgtttgatgaaatgactcaacaaagtgtgagctggtggcaaggaaggtatgtttcatcaaacaaatccctttgtttcttgattttgatgttgcttacaaggtgtttaatgaaatacctgtaaaaccgctGCTGGTGTTTTACATTCAATGAGAATTTGATGGTGTAGTCCATATGTTTGGGAAAATGCTacataggcgaactcggctcgaattcggcttgaactggcccgagctactgaccgaaccgagcggAGTTggtcagtcaggctcgaggaccgaaccTAGCCGAGTTtaagctaaggtcagctagtggccgagccaagtcgagctgaggccagctcaactcgataTACACCCCTATAGGCAACCCCACTACCtcacactctgataccactttaatgcgggacaattaaccacttgctctaaaagctcaaattgatagagcatggtgaaccaatccatttatcttatagccaaggctccacatctcatgagttaggacctccgctgaaccccctcgtgggccccatatcacatgAGTACTGCTTCACGCAAGCCACCCACCTCACGCGGATGGGGCTCACCTCACACGAGCGACCTGCCTCACATGAGTtgcccaccttgagtgtgcccttgcatcccacagccAACCCTACTCAAGCCCAGTATGAAAATCCCCgtgcattaatgggccacaccatgatggtcTCCTATGGTGGAAATCAGGGTAATCCACTCATCAAGCAGGACAATGTaaaaaatcaatggacagccatTGCGTGACTCGGCGTACTGTCATCGCCAACCCAATGAGTTGATCTGCCTATTTTCATACCAGATGATCACCATGGCATTGCCCACCATCTGAAGGGATAAGATATTCATTGGTCCACTTTCTTAATGGTTGGGCATGATTAAATGGAAAGAAGAAATCAATACATGTATTTAAGCTCAAATTACAACACCCATAACTCAAATCTACATATACACTAGAAAAATGAGACAACCTTCCAACCACAAACTAAACTAATTAACTGTCACTTTCCCAGTCATGCCTGCACCCTGGTGAGGTGAACAGTAGAAGCTGTAAGTACCTTTTGCATCCAACGTTACAGAGTACACCTCACCGGGCCCGTTGAGGAGATCCTCCTCGCTCATCGATATCTTCGAAACATCGACACCTGAGGGCACCTCATCTTCATCGAACACCACGTTGTGAGGGAACCCCGCGTTGTTCTTGAAGACAATCTTCTCCCCAGCTGAGACGGAAAATTCATTGGGCAGGAAGGCCAGCGACCCGTCGCTCCCACCCAGCAACACCTCGATAGCGAGGGCGTTGCTGGCGAGCACAGCACTTGCGGCAGTGGCTACAACTGCAATTCCCACTTCTTTGAGTGAGGCTTTGATTGCCACCGTCGGGGCTGGGGAGGTGGCCAGCTTTGTGGGGGCCGCTGCTTTGGTGGATTGGCCTACCTTGAGGTTGGTGAATGAAGGGATGGTGATTGCAGCTGAGGTGATCATGGTGGCCATTTTGCTATTGTTTCTTGTAGGCTTGAGGATTAGAAGGAAATGAGAGACGAGAGGAAGAAAAGGGTGAGTGGGAATTTCAAGTGTAGGTGGATTGTTATTGGTGGAATGGAGATTGGATAATGAGTGGTTGACATTCAAGAAGGTGAGACATGGGTTATCTACTGGACTTTCATTTGATTGGCTGGAATTGATGATTCTGTCCAACGTGGAATTTGTGGGGGTTGATTTGAGATTGGGCATTGATAGTGGATGAAATACAAGGTATCAAAGGGACATACGTAGCCTTTGTAGTGATGTGTTTCGTTGTCTGCCATAGATGTAGAGTGCGAGAGAGCGTGGATTGGGTACACTAACCACACCAGCACCAAGACCTGGCTGGAGACGGGCGGTCATGTCAGGGCTCTGTGgcgcacaccgtgatgtatgttatttatccatgccatccatctattttgaaatatcattttagctcatgaactcaaaaaggaggcagatctaaggcacaagtggaccacaccacatgaaacagtggggattgaaatcttgcagttgaaaacttcctagggcccaccttgatgtttatttgctatccaacctgttcataagttcccATGCATAgataaatacaagcttgatccaaaacttccgtagcccctaagaagttttcaactgtagactTTAAAtctccactgcttcatgtggtgtggtccacttgagccttcgatctgtcTCTTTTTTGGGCTCACTCATTTAAATGacctatcaaaatagatggacggcgtggatgactCAAGGCCATGCTTGGATGCACCTATTCTaatggaaaagaaaataaaaggtaaTGATTAGTACGTGGTTATTTCTTCATGCACGGTGAGAACATGAATCTTAGTTTTTGGTTCCTCGTTCGAGTAGCAAGtctaaatttcatatttgccaaAGATGGGTCACTTAGTTTCAGGTGCAAGTACTCAAACTGTAAAAAAGTGCAAAGATTGCTTTCCATAATCCTCTCTTTTCCTTGCCATCCAAACATCCCGAACCATTATACATTAATGAAAAACCTTTTCTATTTCCATTTATTGATGATAGCCAAACATGTCACAcaagattttctttctttttactaAAACTAAGAGAGTACCGCATGTGCAAGGCATGTGGAAAGAGGAGGGGAGAGAAAACAGAGAGGGATTGAGGGGAAAGGGTGCGCTTACACGAATTGCGGGCTACATtcgaagagaaaagagaaggcatTCAACGCAGAATCCTTACTCaagcctcagtggtagacttacaagagtttcaacatgaggtcatgcgTTAGAGTACCCATTGTAGTGAAATCCCACATGTGACTCCgtggggtgtgtaaaaaaaaagaaagcacaAGAGGTCCACCGTGTGGATGTTACATAATCGCGATGATATAGCTAGGCTCACAAAACCTTTGATCAACATTCCCTTGTACCTCGTTAAATGAAAAATACACAGCTTTAGTGTATTTTGATAATGAAGAGTCTCTTCAGAAGAAATCACGATGGTAGTTAGCCTTAATTTCTCTGCCCATTTCAAGAAGTGGTTAGCCTTAATTTATCTGCCCATTTCAAGAAGCCTCGGTGGTTGAAGAGGAGTGGACATGGTTCATATCTGTTGAGAATAATTCAAACCTGATTGAACGTTGTTGTCCAATGGTCATAAGAACGTTTGAAGTTCCATTGTTTTCTCACTGTTTGTTGTAACTGAATTGAATGTGGTCAAGCCACATGTCAGTTGCTGATTAATTCTTTTAGCAAGAATCTCTCAAGTGTTAGTTTAGGTGTCTACATCATGTCTAATAAAACAGTCTATAGTGTAGATGTATAGAAAAATTCAACGTACTTTCCTATCCTACATTTTAAGAAAACAGTCTTTAATATTTTGTGTGCATTATTTGTGAAATGTGTGTTATTTGTGATCGAGTTACTGTTACTCCAACAAATTTGGTATCATAGCTTGGTTCTGCAGTAATCTGGAGCAAGGTAAAAGGTAATGGCTACCATAAGTAGCACGGTAAGTGTTAATCAAAATTTTATTCtcattttcaaaggagaaaatTATCCATTTTGGGCTATTAAAATGAGAACAATATTTATGTCTCACGATTTATGGGAATTAGTAGAGACAGGTTTTACAGAGTATAATGATCAAGAAGGAAGGGTAACTGCAGCTCAAAAagcggagatgaaggaaaatagaaaaaaaaaagaagatgcaaAGGCCCTGTCATATATCTAGCAAGCACTGGATGACACAATATTCTCAAGAATAATGggagctaaaacatctaaagaaGCATTTCAAGGGTCAAGTAAAGTAATCACTGTAAGATTACAATTTCTCCGTCATGAATTTGAAAccttattgatgaaaaattcagaaTTGGTTCAAGAATTTTTCACTCGAGTTACCTCAATAGTAAATCAAGCTAGGTCTCTTGGTGAAGACCTATCTGAACAAAAAATTGTTGAAAAGGTGCTTCGGAGTcttaattcaaaatttgattccaTTATTCCTACAATAGAGGAATCTAAAGATCTAAGCACTTTGCCTTTAACTCAATTAATGGGATCTCTTCAAGCTTATGAAGAGAGGTTGTAAAAAGACATAGAAAATTCTGTTGAGCAGGCATTGCAGACAAAACTCACTTTAAAGGAAAGCTGGAGTGAAGGTACTGCAACTCACCTATTTAAAGAGGGTCATGGTGGTGAAGCTCGGTCAAACCAATCctttaaaaggaaaagaaaaggccaCTACAACAACTCTAGAAACTCCAATCGAGGTAACCGTGAATTACCTATTCAATGTTATAAGTACAAAAAGAAAGGACATATTGAAAGAGACTGTAGGTATAAAAATAAGGATTCCAATGTGCCTCATTActcaatttgaaaaaaaaaaaattgggcatGCTGGAAAAGATTGTTTGTATAAGCCAAAAGATAGGGCAAATTTCCATGAAGAAAAACGTGATGATGAAAAAATTGATGAAGAAAGCCTGTTTCTTTCATGTTTTACTACAtgtactgaaaatgtttggtatcTAGATAGTGGTTGCAGAAACCATATGGCAGGTGATAAATCTTTATTTGTCGAGATGGATGAGACTATTAGGTCTCAAGTACGAATGGGAGGTGATAATCAAGTTTAAGTGAGAGGTAAGAGAAATATTTCCATAGACACCAAATCTGTTAAGAAGCTTATTCATGATGTTATATAtgttcctggcattgctcaaaaTTTAATCAGCTTGGGACTATTGATGAAAAGAGGACTTTATGATATTTTTGTTGAAAATAAATGCATGATATTTAATAAGAAAAGCAAGGAATTAATAGTTTCAGTTGAAATGACTGATACTAAAATGTTTCCTCTTAAATTTTTTGATCTCACCATTAATGCTTTTAATGTTAAATCTAGTGATACCTCTAGGCTATGGCATAAACAATATGGGCAtctaaactttggtgggctaaaTTTACTGCATAAAAATACAATGGTTGTTGGTTTACCCATGGTGACAAATGATGGAAAGTTGTATGAAGCATGTGTATAAGGAAAACATCACAGAACTCCCTTTCAAGTGGGTAAATCTTGAAGGACAACTGAACCTTTGATGCTTGTACATGCTGATATCTGTGGTCCTATGAGTACATCCTCTTTTGGTGGATGtagatattttttattatttgttgatgactttactagaatgTCATGAGTGTATTTTCTTGAAAAGAAGTCTGAAGCTCTTTCATTTTTCCTACAATTTCGGGCTTCTGTTGAAAAACAAAGTGGTGAATTTACATCCAAAAAATTCTTTATGATGTGTAAAAGTACAGGTATAAGCAGAGAACTCACGGCAAGCTTTACCCACAAcaaaattgtaagacccgtatcctagtccatactgttccataggcttccacggtcctcccggtcaaatttcggcgacctgcgACGCGTAGGCAGCAGTTGTGCGTGATCCTGAGtagtgtcccgtatatcagagtcggctcgacttgagacttgtatcattgcgaccgcaccgtcgccgtggttctaacgccgcgtcttatgcaccgattcgataccctggcaggaagatgtgggccggcatttatttcaaagaaacactgcgcgtttgcaattccaagagaatctatacaacatgttaaatcaatcccatcaatcacctcatgtcaagtacaagagcacccatacttactttctccacaagtcaagcaactaccaagtcaaccaacctctcacctcacccatcactctctctctttacatcccatctgtccctctctttcccttcacattttctaagcaaaaaaaatccaagcaagagagtggacgtccatggttttccaagagaggaagtgcatgtgtgtggcccaccttcccattccaaaacccatcatcctagccattcaaacctcatcttccaccatcaaagtgagacataaggaggccggctttccaacggaccgagaagatcaaacggtgggtgcttattaggatagatttttcatgtttgatgatggaccaagtgagacctaccgattgatggtatggatctcactttggacccttgatgtggccgatagaccaccttgatcctcatgatcattccgtgatggggccattctccatggaccccatcatctagaccttacatttggtggagaaaggatctccaccattgattttcagtttgataggccgacgtgtaatgggacccacttgatatatgat
This window encodes:
- the LOC131243208 gene encoding plastocyanin; translated protein: MATMITSAAITIPSFTNLKVGQSTKAAAPTKLATSPAPTVAIKASLKEVGIAVVATAASAVLASNALAIEVLLGGSDGSLAFLPNEFSVSAGEKIVFKNNAGFPHNVVFDEDEVPSGVDVSKISMSEEDLLNGPGEVYSVTLDAKGTYSFYCSPHQGAGMTGKVTVN